Below is a genomic region from Apium graveolens cultivar Ventura unplaced genomic scaffold, ASM990537v1 ctg3906, whole genome shotgun sequence.
AGATCTTTTCTTTATGAATCGAATTACAACttgaattatttttttataaataattttaattgctTATTTTTTGTTAGGATTGAAAATTGATTAGATGGGTATATTTATGTCTCCAAGTCCCCTCATTCTATCTTAACTGACCAGTGAGCTACTCTCTGAATATAAGTGCTCTTGCTCAAAGTCATGTTAGCACATCTATGGTTATAGTTTTAAAAATACCTCCATGCAATTGAATTGTTGAACATATTTCAAATATTTCCTCGCATAATTAGCATAATGTTATCAATGGATGGTGGGAGTATATGTAAAAGTGCATTAAGTAAGAAAGAATAACATACAAGAATTGATATAGCTACTATGTTAAATAGTAAATCTTGTACAATCATGTAGTTGCTTGAGATAAGTCAAGAATGtcacaaattataaaattaaatgagAGATGTCATGAGCCTTTTTAATCATGCACCTCATGCTATTCAAGAATAtgttttaagttttaaaaaatatttccCTATAAAGGATAAGAATAGAAAATATTTATGAATCATTTTTGTTATTATGGAAGGCAAACTATAGTATttttaacaagatttcaaaaaaaaatcaactCAAATATAAAAATCTTTTTGATTGAAATTTATTAATTTCTTTTGTTTTGAAATAGTTCTTATGATAGTCAATTAATTTAGGGTTTCGATCACAAACCAAATGTGACCTAAGTGTTTTTGTATGACTTAGTAAGATAATAATGAATTTAGATTTAAATTGGAATACAAACTATTATATCAAATTCAAATACAATTTATGATTTCATTAAATTAAAACCTAATTCTGATAAAAAGTTGCATTGGCTTAGTGAGGTCAAATTTTGATTATGtgtatatttttacaaaaaaacaAATTTCATAGAAATTTTCAAGAAGCAAACAAATCTATGAAACCCTAAACTGAAATTTCAATGTTTGTCCTAACCAATGCTCTTTTTTAACTTTCAGGCGCTTCTCTTCACTCATTTTTTCCTTTTCTACATACTACAACATATTTTCAATCACACAACGGTTGACGGACCGTTGTCCTAAAAAATAAAACAATAGTGAATTGGTTTTGCAAAAATAACTGTTGTGTGAGTTTCAGAACAAACAATAGTTACCTatcattttaaaaactgttgTCTTCTTTGTGTCCTCCTATGGAATCAAACAACAGTTAGTAAACTACACTGTTGTATTAGATTGCTAAGACAACACCCTAAAATCATTGTTAAATAGCAATCATTTATCAGCTTAGAATAATGGTTTTGGTGTTTATGTTGTGTAATTTACCATTGTTAAAAGGAAAGGCCACAAACAATGGTCTTTCAGAGCATTATATTTATAAGATTCACACAATGGATTTGTAACACGTTATCTAAACACCACAGTTAAAAAGATACTTTTAGAGGTTGTgatttgaaatgattttttttcaTTCTCCCTCCTATTTTAATTTTATCTTCCCCAAAATGTTAATAACTCACCAGTTTAGTTTCTTCATCTCTCAAATAATAGACAACGTTTTGAGATGAAAAAACTTGTGGGAAACTCAAATACACAATGGTTTGGTTCTTTTGGCATGTTGTCTAAACTCAAGGTAGAAGCCGGTTTTATAGATTATTAAAGTAACTGTTGTCTCTGAGTAATGTTAAAAAGAAATATTGACTTGTATATGTCAAATCCCCGCAAAATTAATCCAAAAGCATCCAACCAATGACTAGCTAACAAAAATCATCCAACCAATATAGACCAGCAAAAAAATCTCAATCAAGTTGGCAAATAAGAATGTTCCTCAAGTCAACAACTAATTTCAATTGGATAATTCACAAACCAAATTCTATTATAATTTGACAAGATAATTAATCGAAAAACATATAATCTGATTAAGCTCTCATGATGCCATATAAAGATTTCAGAATTAAGCGACCAAATATAACAATCTGTTGGTAGAGAAGAAGCAGTGTATCATATATTTTACACCTTATTCGATCCAGAATTCTCACCAAATCTCACCAAGTCCTCACACACAAATGCACAGTTCATATTGTAGCCGGTATTCGCATAACATCCATCCATCTCTTCATTGTTCTTCCGTATCTTTTATGTCCTGGAGCCAACATTTCTCGGTAAGCAAACATTGTATCTCTAGCTACAAACAATGTTGTTAGCCAACACCAGAGGTTAGTAAAGTTATATATATAACGGCTAGCACaagcatatacacatatacactTTTGATTTGTATGACATATAaacattttaatttatttgacatttgataaaaaaatatgtAAAGTCGAAATTTTTTGACATTTTTTGTTGATTTTTGTGACTGCAATGGGGAATGATGCTGATGGGGTGGCTTCTTCTCAGAAGAGAAGAAAGAATACTCACCAAGTTGGTCATATTAGCAAAAGACTAGCCCTCAAACTCTTTCCCACGATCATAACGAATTAGGTAATCTTTCTGAATCTCCTCCACTTGATCATGATTTAAAGCATGGCCACAATCAGATTTCGTCTCCGTGTCATATTAACTTGTGTTTACAAGTTTGCTAAACAGTGATCATAACCAAACTCATGTTCAATCAGTTTAGGAGGAAACACAAAAAACTCCATTTGATAGGTTTTTCAAATCTTGGGTGTGTTTATATGTTTCAGTATTTGTAGTACATTTATTTTCACTTAATTTGTGTTTTTTCTTGATTAAAAGCTCTGAATTTTTTCTTCTTGCTTTTTAAATGACACGTATTATAACAATTCTTGTAAAAGTTATTTGTAAATTTGTGCATTAAGTACGAAGAAATGAGAGAATCATGCAATAAGTACTCGAATAACAAGTACTATGATTGATAAACAACCAAAACATACAGTTGGATAACAACAAGAGGAGAAATATAGAGCTTGAAAATCCGGTTGTGCATTCCAAATCTTAGGCTGAACTTTGGAAAGAAAAGGCCACGAGTGCAGAAGAGATATTGTGGTATATGAGTCGGGAGGCCAGGCCCCTTGCCGTGAGAGGATGAGGCTATGTCTCTGTCTGTTGGTGGGCCATGAGAGGAGGTTAAAATTATGTGGGTTGGTTATGGTTAAGTGTGCTATTTGTAACTCTTTTAAGCCCACGTAGGGTTTAATTAATAACGGGGATCAAAATGAATATCTATACCTTATTTGTATCACATTATAAGAGAAATTAACTAGATTTTGTTTACTTAAAATGTACCTAGGTTTATTAAAACTTTTATGACTATGTATGTgctaaaaaaatttaaaaaaaaaatcatttactCAGGTCAGGGTTGGTTGGAATCACAATGTTGGTGTGTAAATGTGTTTAACTAGcaagaaaaaatttaaaaaaataaaattaaataattgtAACTATTTCCATATTATAGatataaaaaatgaaaaaaaatataattatttccaTATTATCACTTAGAGCATGTACATATTGTTGGgtttaattttaataatattttatttgtttattttgtttAATATTGATTTGAATAAATCAACGTATACACGTTGAAGTAGTAATAGTCAGTTAGGAGTTCATGGAGATAAATCAGGAGTGTGGCCTGGTTTTTAGGTGTCATAGACGTTAGTTGCTTTCTTTATTATCCCTGTAATGCTTTTAGTTTATATCAAGTAATCCCAGTTGCATTTTCAAATGATTATCATTACTTTGATTCATATCGCATCAGTTTGGTTCCAACATCTGGTATCAGAGCACTATAAACACCTAAAGAAATATACTACTGAGACACGCAACAATGGCAGACTCAGGCAAAGGAAAAGACGGGAAAATTGGACTTAGCTACCCAATGCTAATAAAAACAAACTATACTGCCTGGGCTATAAAAATGAAAGTATATTTGCAGGCATAAAACGTATGGGAAGGAGTAGCTCCTAAGGACCCAAAAGCAGCCATTGAGGACAAGGCGGATAAACGTGTAATGGCGATAATCTATCAACCGATCTCAGAAGAATTGTTGTTGACACGAGCGGAGTGTACAACTGCCAAAGAAGTCTGGACAGCCATTAAAACGGCGTCCTTAGGTGCTGATAGGGTGAAGAAAGCTAAGGCCCAAACTCTCAAGGCTGAGTTTGAGTCGCTAAAGATGAATGAGTCGGAGCAGTTGGATGATTTTTGTCTGAAATTGAATGGCCTGGTTGCGAAGATCAGGGCACTTGGAGAATCAATTGGAGAGGAGTACGTTATGAAGAAAATTCTACGTGTAGTCCCAACAAAGTTTCTACAAATTGCCTCAGCACTTGAGCAATTTGGAAATTTAGAAACGATGTCTGTTGAGGAGGTAATTGGCTCGTTGAAAGCTTATGAAGAACGTCTTTCGAGACAAGGTAAGAGCAAAGAAGGGAAACAACTACTCATGACTGAAGAAGAGTGGTCAAAATATGAAGCCAATAGTGGGAAGCTTCTACTTACACGTGAAGAGTGGCTGCAAAGATCTAATCGAGGTGGAAATGGTTTTCGTGGAAGGGATAACCAGGGAGGTCGTGACAGAATCGATCGAAGTAAAGTAAAGCgtttcaactgtggagt
It encodes:
- the LOC141701479 gene encoding uncharacterized protein LOC141701479; the encoded protein is MAIIYQPISEELLLTRAECTTAKEVWTAIKTASLGADRVKKAKAQTLKAEFESLKMNESEQLDDFCLKLNGLVAKIRALGESIGEEYVMKKILRVVPTKFLQIASALEQFGNLETMSVEEVIGSLKAYEERLSRQGKSKEGKQLLMTEEEWSKYEANSGKLLLTREEWLQRSNRGGNGFRGRDNQGGRDRIDRSKVKRFNCGVYGHFAAEYRKPKKDKVHRGEVNLAQTTDDELSLLMAMSNEITNGVILLSEGPNSNTKEVVDSMWYLENGASNHMTGCREKFESEDRSMRVTIDTVDSKKQQVHMDR